One segment of Dehalococcoidia bacterium DNA contains the following:
- a CDS encoding ATP-binding protein — protein sequence MRVNVPLGHPEFGQAVPCRCSREESVSDRADRLLRYSNIGPLSRLTFRNLIGRGRNPGARDQEQYARCVEDARSFAESPAGWIVLSGASGCGKTHIAAAIVNRLLERGEGALFVVVPDLLDHLRSAYQPGADVGYDDLFERVRNAPVLVLDDLGTQAPTPWAQEKLFQLINHRFNAHLPMVVTTNLAPEQLDERLRTRLTDASVARVYTLESLRSTAISALDVVDRPQMRDMTFESFEFRGVHLAMEDRKRLENAYRQALTFSEAPAGWLLFMGSHGTGKTHLAAAIANYRRARGDAVCFVDVAELVEYLRETQAGDESSERNLAFRQMRDAPLLVLDDLTSWGKDRLFSVLNYRYTRRMPTVVTTALTLDELGPRLASRLLDHAVCSQIVLDAAPHFEAPAPKRSRAPRTRR from the coding sequence GTGCGCGTCAACGTCCCGCTCGGCCATCCTGAGTTCGGGCAGGCGGTGCCGTGCCGCTGCTCGCGCGAGGAAAGCGTATCGGACCGCGCCGACAGGCTGCTCCGCTACTCGAACATCGGGCCGCTGTCGAGGCTCACGTTTCGCAACCTGATCGGCCGCGGCCGCAACCCCGGCGCACGCGACCAGGAGCAATACGCGCGCTGCGTCGAAGACGCACGCTCGTTCGCCGAGTCGCCCGCCGGCTGGATCGTGCTGTCCGGCGCCAGCGGCTGCGGCAAGACGCACATCGCGGCGGCGATCGTCAATCGGCTGCTCGAGCGAGGCGAGGGCGCGCTGTTCGTCGTCGTCCCCGACCTGCTCGACCATCTGCGCTCGGCGTACCAGCCCGGCGCCGACGTCGGCTACGACGACCTGTTCGAGCGCGTTCGCAACGCGCCGGTGCTCGTGCTGGACGACCTCGGCACGCAGGCGCCGACGCCGTGGGCGCAGGAAAAACTGTTTCAACTCATCAATCATCGCTTCAACGCGCACCTGCCGATGGTCGTCACGACGAACCTCGCGCCGGAGCAGCTCGACGAACGCCTGCGCACGCGCCTCACCGATGCCAGCGTGGCGCGCGTGTACACGCTGGAGTCGCTGCGATCCACCGCCATCAGCGCCCTCGACGTTGTCGACCGGCCGCAGATGCGCGACATGACGTTCGAGAGCTTCGAGTTTCGCGGCGTCCACCTGGCGATGGAAGATCGCAAGCGGCTCGAGAACGCCTACCGGCAGGCGCTGACCTTCAGCGAGGCGCCGGCGGGGTGGCTGCTGTTCATGGGCTCGCATGGCACGGGCAAGACGCATCTCGCGGCGGCGATCGCCAACTACCGCCGCGCGCGCGGCGACGCGGTCTGCTTCGTCGACGTCGCCGAACTCGTCGAGTACCTGCGCGAGACGCAGGCCGGCGACGAATCGAGCGAACGCAACCTCGCCTTCCGCCAGATGCGTGACGCGCCGTTGCTCGTGCTCGACGATCTCACGTCGTGGGGCAAGGACCGCCTGTTCTCGGTGCTGAACTATCGATACACGCGCCGCATGCCGACCGTCGTAACGACGGCGCTCACGCTCGACGAGCTTGGCCCGCGCCTCGCGTCGCGGCTGCTCGATCACGCCGTGTGCAGCCAGATCGTGCTCGATGCGGCGCCCCACTTCGAGGCGCCCGCGCCGAAGCGCAGCCGCGCTCCCCGCACACGCCGCTAG
- a CDS encoding alkaline phosphatase family protein translates to MTDVAASDVARVRAALSSGCLLHPAEGAANTVDLAQAMASLAGAPMGTPGPKARFVMDLVGRADHYVFVLVDGLGMNLVEALPSDAFLRARLVVELRAVFPSSTAPALTSIATARWPAEHAVTGWWTYLPDAGVTATILPYIERFGQKPLDQRAVPRSYAFPVGARAPGFTHAFMMFTPKSIAGSVYSRYSAGDAPFSGFGRLRQGVEAIVERIASATGPTYSYLYVSDVDTAEHVYGPRSSQVARSLDDVQTQIAELARRLDGRGRVVVTADHGQLLVDASMTLHRDDPLVGLLSVPPTGDGRAPLFHVAEGQGDAFTRAFRERFGKDFALLQVDEAAAMGLFGPTALSAETHRRLGDFVGIATGGAALLYEPAPELATMPGHHGGLSPDEMRIPLISA, encoded by the coding sequence GTGACCGACGTCGCAGCGAGCGACGTCGCGCGCGTACGCGCGGCGCTGAGTAGCGGTTGCCTGTTGCATCCGGCCGAGGGCGCCGCGAATACCGTCGACCTCGCGCAGGCGATGGCGTCGCTGGCGGGCGCCCCGATGGGCACGCCGGGGCCGAAGGCGCGGTTCGTGATGGACCTCGTGGGGCGCGCCGATCACTACGTCTTCGTGCTGGTCGATGGCCTCGGCATGAATCTCGTCGAAGCGCTGCCGAGCGATGCGTTTCTGCGCGCGCGGCTCGTGGTGGAACTTCGGGCGGTGTTCCCGTCGTCGACGGCGCCGGCGCTGACGTCGATCGCGACGGCGCGCTGGCCGGCGGAGCACGCCGTGACCGGCTGGTGGACGTACCTCCCGGATGCCGGCGTGACGGCGACGATCCTGCCGTATATCGAACGCTTCGGACAGAAGCCGCTCGACCAAAGAGCAGTGCCGAGGTCGTACGCGTTTCCAGTCGGGGCTCGCGCACCCGGATTCACGCACGCCTTCATGATGTTCACGCCGAAGTCGATCGCCGGGAGCGTCTACTCACGTTACTCGGCCGGCGACGCTCCGTTCTCTGGCTTCGGCCGTCTCCGTCAGGGCGTGGAGGCGATCGTCGAGCGGATCGCGAGCGCGACGGGGCCCACCTACAGTTACCTTTACGTCTCCGACGTCGATACCGCCGAGCACGTGTACGGACCACGCTCGTCGCAGGTCGCGCGATCGCTGGACGATGTGCAGACGCAGATCGCTGAACTGGCACGCAGGCTCGATGGCCGCGGGCGGGTCGTCGTGACGGCGGACCACGGACAACTTCTCGTCGACGCCTCGATGACGTTGCATCGAGACGATCCGCTGGTGGGGTTACTGAGCGTGCCGCCGACCGGCGACGGCCGGGCGCCGCTGTTTCACGTCGCAGAGGGCCAGGGCGACGCGTTCACGCGGGCGTTCCGCGAGCGTTTCGGCAAAGACTTCGCGCTGCTGCAGGTCGACGAGGCGGCGGCCATGGGCCTGTTCGGACCGACGGCGCTTTCGGCCGAAACGCATCGCCGGCTGGGAGACTTCGTGGGCATCGCGACCGGCGGCGCCGCCTTGCTGTACGAGCCCGCGCCTGAACTCGCGACGATGCCAGGGCACCACGGCGGGCTGTCTCCGGACGAAATGCGCATCCCGCTGATTAGTGCGTAA
- the treZ gene encoding malto-oligosyltrehalose trehalohydrolase yields MIEEQRRPHAGAPQPGISAGERWQLSMGATVVAGGVEFRVWAPAASQIDVVLDGADVALSRDADDVWSGFVGGIGAGGRYRYRVDGGGAFSDPHSRSQPEGPHGPSEVIDPRAYTWHDGGWKGLRASGLVIYECHVGSYSEAGTFDALAGDLDNLRDLGITAIEIMPIADFPGTRNWGYDGVNLFAPSRNYGGPDALRRFVDEAHKRGIGVILDVVYNHFGPDGNYLLQYSPDYLTDRHKTPWGDAINFDGTHSDRVRRYIIDNANYWISEFHLDGLRLDATFAIIDDSPRHILADLTDSVRANLPPGRGVVLIAETYENDPRYVRPTSEGGLGFDAVWADDFHHVVHTAASAEQVGYYADYDGTMDELARTINRGWLFEGQVSRHLKEHRGAPSDAVQATNLVYFIQNHDQVGNRAFGRRFAHLVGAAVQKPWSALHVLLPYTPMLFMGQEFVTSSRFYYFTDHNEELGREITEGRRREFASFSGFEAAALPDPQDDHTFLDSKLNLEEREQGVGAERFALNRELIALRKKDRVLRRQDRRNMRAVAASDSMLLVHMWHGREHRLIVANFGVAVDAPPSAAGVPEGLANLDWRVVVSTEERRFGGIDDQARFDEHMVALPPQAVLWLAATSPSAAVRAFRFARSAVRAVRSRVSGG; encoded by the coding sequence ATGATCGAAGAACAGCGGCGTCCGCACGCCGGCGCACCTCAGCCGGGCATTAGTGCCGGTGAGCGATGGCAACTGTCGATGGGCGCGACCGTCGTGGCGGGCGGCGTGGAGTTCCGCGTCTGGGCGCCGGCGGCTTCTCAGATCGACGTGGTGCTGGACGGTGCGGACGTGGCGCTTTCGCGGGATGCGGACGATGTCTGGTCGGGCTTCGTCGGCGGCATCGGCGCTGGCGGGCGCTATCGCTACCGCGTCGATGGCGGCGGCGCGTTCTCCGACCCGCACTCCCGCAGCCAGCCCGAAGGCCCTCACGGCCCGTCCGAGGTCATAGATCCGCGCGCGTACACCTGGCATGACGGCGGCTGGAAGGGGCTGCGCGCGTCCGGGCTCGTCATCTACGAGTGCCACGTCGGCAGCTACAGCGAGGCCGGCACGTTCGATGCGCTCGCCGGCGATCTCGACAACCTTCGCGACCTGGGCATCACGGCGATCGAGATCATGCCGATCGCGGACTTTCCGGGGACGCGCAACTGGGGCTATGACGGCGTCAACCTCTTCGCGCCATCGCGCAACTACGGCGGACCCGACGCACTGCGCCGCTTCGTCGACGAGGCACACAAGCGCGGCATCGGCGTCATCCTCGATGTCGTGTACAACCACTTCGGGCCGGACGGGAACTACCTGCTGCAGTACTCACCCGACTACCTCACGGACCGGCACAAGACGCCCTGGGGCGATGCGATCAATTTCGACGGCACGCATAGCGATCGCGTGCGACGGTACATCATCGATAACGCGAACTACTGGATCAGCGAGTTCCACCTCGACGGGCTGCGGCTCGACGCGACGTTCGCAATCATCGATGACTCGCCGCGGCATATCCTTGCAGACCTGACGGACTCCGTGCGGGCCAACCTGCCGCCGGGGCGGGGCGTCGTGCTGATCGCCGAGACGTACGAGAACGACCCGCGCTACGTGCGGCCGACGAGCGAAGGCGGGTTGGGCTTCGACGCGGTGTGGGCCGATGACTTTCATCACGTCGTACACACGGCGGCGAGCGCCGAGCAGGTCGGCTACTACGCGGACTACGACGGCACGATGGACGAGCTGGCGCGCACGATCAATCGCGGGTGGCTGTTCGAAGGGCAGGTCTCGCGGCACCTCAAGGAGCACCGGGGCGCGCCATCGGATGCCGTGCAGGCGACGAACCTCGTCTATTTCATCCAGAACCACGACCAGGTGGGCAACCGGGCGTTCGGGCGTCGCTTCGCGCACCTGGTGGGGGCTGCGGTGCAGAAGCCGTGGTCGGCGTTGCACGTGCTGCTGCCCTACACGCCGATGCTGTTCATGGGGCAGGAGTTCGTGACCTCCTCGCGGTTCTACTACTTCACGGACCACAACGAGGAGCTGGGGCGCGAGATCACCGAGGGGCGGCGCCGCGAATTCGCGTCGTTCTCCGGGTTCGAGGCGGCGGCGCTCCCCGATCCGCAGGACGACCACACATTCCTCGATTCCAAGCTCAACCTGGAAGAGCGCGAGCAGGGTGTCGGCGCGGAGCGCTTTGCGCTCAATCGCGAGCTGATCGCACTGCGGAAGAAGGACCGGGTGCTGCGGCGCCAGGACCGGCGCAACATGCGCGCGGTGGCGGCCTCGGACAGCATGCTGCTGGTACACATGTGGCACGGGCGCGAGCACCGGCTGATCGTCGCGAACTTCGGCGTGGCTGTCGATGCGCCGCCGTCGGCCGCGGGCGTACCCGAGGGGCTCGCGAACCTCGATTGGCGCGTCGTAGTCTCCACCGAGGAGCGACGTTTCGGCGGCATCGATGACCAGGCGCGCTTCGATGAGCACATGGTCGCCCTGCCGCCCCAGGCGGTGCTGTGGCTGGCGGCCACGTCGCCGTCGGCGGCGGTGCGGGCGTTTCGGTTCGCCAGGAGTGCGGTGCGGGCGGTCCGATCGCGCGTCTCGGGAGGATAA
- a CDS encoding patatin-like phospholipase family protein: MKRALVLGGGGNVGIAWETAIAAGLLDAGLDVREADLIVGTSAGSVVGTHLAHGHDPREQLTELTRERERPLSAATSSDPAHAAATFQLWASVERMTPAHAAKIGRMALDAKTVDEERWLQSFAEHDFPGWPAKPMLITAVDCASGELAAWEKAHGVSIQHAVASSCSVPALFPPVTINNRRYTDGGVRSGTSADLAQRIEPDVVLIIATMGATDRGINGLAARDIAREKGELEAAGAKVLVVMFDDATKEAAGPSLMDPSKRVAVAETGRAQGRRIADDLRPVWG; this comes from the coding sequence ATGAAGCGAGCGCTCGTGCTCGGCGGCGGCGGCAACGTCGGCATCGCCTGGGAGACGGCCATCGCCGCCGGCCTGCTAGACGCCGGCCTCGATGTGCGCGAAGCCGACCTGATCGTCGGCACGTCTGCGGGCTCCGTCGTCGGGACGCACCTGGCGCACGGCCACGATCCGCGTGAACAGCTCACCGAGCTGACGCGGGAACGCGAGCGGCCGCTCAGCGCGGCGACCAGCAGCGACCCCGCGCACGCCGCCGCGACGTTTCAGCTCTGGGCATCCGTCGAGCGCATGACGCCCGCGCACGCCGCGAAGATCGGCCGTATGGCACTCGACGCGAAGACCGTCGACGAGGAGCGCTGGCTGCAGTCCTTCGCCGAGCACGACTTCCCCGGCTGGCCCGCCAAGCCCATGCTGATCACCGCCGTCGATTGCGCGAGCGGAGAGCTTGCCGCGTGGGAGAAGGCGCACGGCGTGTCGATCCAGCACGCGGTCGCGTCGTCATGCTCGGTGCCGGCGCTCTTTCCGCCGGTCACCATCAACAACCGCCGCTACACCGATGGCGGCGTCCGCTCCGGTACGTCGGCGGACCTCGCGCAGCGCATCGAACCGGACGTCGTCCTCATCATCGCCACGATGGGCGCGACCGATCGCGGCATCAACGGGCTCGCAGCGCGCGACATCGCGCGTGAGAAGGGCGAACTCGAAGCCGCCGGCGCGAAGGTGCTCGTCGTCATGTTCGATGACGCCACGAAGGAAGCCGCCGGCCCCAGCCTCATGGATCCGTCGAAGCGCGTCGCCGTCGCCGAGACGGGGCGCGCGCAGGGCCGCCGCATCGCAGATGATCTGCGTCCGGTGTGGGGCTGA
- a CDS encoding DinB family protein, with the protein MSTNALTKNVEFWHWYPEILVRDLTPEQLRWQPEHHDSTITFALWHAYRAGDELVHGMVMQRPSVFASQGWAARLPVDKTGMTPFGNGLSREQIADIDLPIDDVCAYAQAVGADIVSYMQSVSDEDAAAEVSLPFFTEVYPGYDRMSRIETIGAFAIGHTCEHLGEVQFIRGLLGLKGAPL; encoded by the coding sequence ATGAGCACGAACGCGCTCACGAAGAACGTCGAGTTTTGGCACTGGTATCCGGAGATCCTCGTGCGCGACCTGACGCCCGAGCAGTTGCGATGGCAACCGGAACATCACGACAGCACGATCACCTTCGCGCTCTGGCATGCGTACCGCGCGGGCGACGAACTGGTGCACGGCATGGTGATGCAGCGACCGAGCGTCTTCGCCTCGCAGGGATGGGCAGCGCGACTGCCGGTCGACAAGACGGGGATGACGCCGTTCGGCAACGGGCTTTCCCGCGAACAGATCGCGGACATCGACTTGCCGATCGACGATGTCTGCGCCTACGCGCAGGCGGTCGGCGCGGACATCGTGTCGTACATGCAGTCGGTCTCCGATGAAGATGCCGCGGCGGAAGTCTCTCTACCGTTCTTCACCGAGGTGTATCCCGGCTACGACCGCATGTCGCGCATCGAGACGATCGGCGCGTTCGCGATCGGCCACACGTGCGAGCATCTTGGCGAAGTGCAGTTCATACGCGGGCTGCTGGGACTCAAGGGTGCACCCCTGTGA
- a CDS encoding DUF4389 domain-containing protein, with translation MATMAAAPPDAYPIRVEVPYPESLSRGLIFVKWLLAIPHLIILYFLQIAWSIVTLIAVFAILFTEKYPEGLFKFAVGYRRWQLNAVAYVLLLRDEYPPFSLDAGQYPAVLEVDYPERLNRFLPFIKWLLVLPNLLVAAVVMVVALILTIVAWFAILFTGKYPQGMFDFVVGALRWSERASEYAYLFTDRYPPFSLK, from the coding sequence ATGGCAACGATGGCTGCGGCGCCCCCGGACGCCTATCCGATCCGCGTAGAGGTGCCCTATCCCGAGAGCCTGTCGCGAGGGCTGATCTTCGTGAAGTGGCTGCTGGCGATCCCGCACTTGATCATCCTGTACTTTCTGCAGATCGCGTGGAGCATCGTCACGCTGATTGCCGTCTTCGCGATCCTGTTCACGGAGAAGTACCCGGAGGGGCTCTTCAAGTTCGCCGTCGGCTACCGGCGATGGCAACTGAACGCGGTGGCGTACGTGTTGTTGCTCCGCGATGAGTATCCGCCCTTCTCGCTCGACGCGGGGCAATACCCGGCAGTGCTGGAGGTCGACTATCCGGAACGACTGAACCGTTTCCTGCCCTTCATCAAGTGGCTGCTCGTGCTGCCCAACCTCCTCGTGGCCGCGGTCGTTATGGTCGTTGCGCTGATCCTGACGATCGTCGCCTGGTTCGCGATCCTGTTCACCGGGAAGTATCCGCAGGGCATGTTTGACTTCGTGGTGGGAGCGCTGCGCTGGTCCGAGCGCGCGAGCGAGTACGCGTACCTGTTCACCGACAGATATCCGCCGTTCAGTTTGAAATAG
- a CDS encoding class I SAM-dependent methyltransferase, which translates to MRDTRATPPRVEPDVYTGDYYLTNCHGYEDFVVSKGRKVGPRFIKALTLAGDLRGKRVLDVGCGRGELVIQSALRGAEAWGIDYAQAAVDIAAQALAEIDDPASGRMHVDQMDVKALRFDDAFFDVVFMMDVVEHLYPHELAAAFDELHRTIRPGGLLVMHTSPNKTFEEKVYPHYSRRVNQAALRLSRLLRFGDGLFNETMLPTGREFPHDTFEREMHINEQSAPALAMNVEHHGFRVRSTQFWEPPSKGGYFDSRRLNIELRVLDFIRFLRPLSMYPPLNRFFCNHIWMTAVRV; encoded by the coding sequence TTGCGTGACACGCGCGCGACTCCGCCCCGCGTCGAGCCCGACGTCTACACCGGCGACTACTACCTGACGAACTGCCACGGCTACGAGGACTTCGTCGTCAGCAAAGGCCGCAAGGTCGGTCCGCGCTTCATCAAGGCGCTCACCCTCGCCGGCGATCTGCGTGGCAAGCGCGTCCTCGATGTCGGATGCGGGCGCGGCGAGTTGGTGATCCAGTCAGCCCTGCGCGGCGCCGAAGCGTGGGGCATCGACTACGCGCAGGCCGCCGTTGATATCGCGGCGCAGGCGCTCGCCGAGATCGACGACCCGGCGAGCGGTCGCATGCACGTCGACCAGATGGACGTGAAAGCGCTCCGCTTCGATGATGCGTTCTTCGACGTCGTCTTCATGATGGACGTCGTCGAGCACCTGTACCCGCACGAGCTTGCCGCCGCGTTCGATGAACTGCACCGCACGATCCGCCCCGGCGGTCTCCTCGTCATGCACACATCGCCGAACAAGACCTTCGAAGAGAAGGTCTACCCGCACTACAGCCGCCGCGTGAACCAGGCCGCGCTCCGCCTGAGCCGCCTGCTCCGCTTCGGCGACGGACTGTTCAACGAGACGATGCTCCCCACCGGCCGCGAGTTCCCGCACGACACGTTCGAGCGCGAGATGCACATCAACGAGCAGTCAGCGCCCGCCCTCGCGATGAACGTCGAGCATCACGGCTTCCGCGTGCGCTCGACGCAGTTCTGGGAGCCGCCGTCGAAGGGCGGCTACTTCGATTCGCGCCGGCTCAACATCGAACTGCGCGTGCTCGACTTCATCCGCTTCCTGCGGCCGCTCAGCATGTATCCGCCGCTCAACCGCTTCTTCTGCAACCACATCTGGATGACGGCGGTACGCGTCTGA
- the purL gene encoding phosphoribosylformylglycinamidine synthase subunit PurL — protein sequence MPPDQRTLDHLSLSRDEYDRIVDLLDREPNEVELGMFGALWSEHCGYKNSRPLLKNFPSEGRHVLTKAGEENAGVVDIGDGWCIAFKIESHNHPSAIEPYEGAATGVGGIVRDIFAMGARPIAILDSLRFGPPQPDAQTPPDVAARNRHLFHGVVAGIAGYGNCLGIPTVGGEVSFAPSYSGNPLVNAMCIGVARTDVLVNARADGPGNLLMLVGADTGRDGIHGATFASVELDETSEERRPAVQVGNPFLEKLLMEACLELTEEHRDWIVGLQDFGAAGLTSSAVECAAKAGTGIIIDVAKAPRREAGMSAYEVMLSESQERMLVIVKPRHEADVRALFERWELHVETIGVVTDDGMVRIRDGDEEVVRVPAKQLTDAPTYVREGVKPRWLDELQNYDLSQLPDVSDGAHNGSERALRTSDVLLELLASPEIASKRMVWRQYDHQVGTNTLIGPGSDAAVLRIKGTRKAIAVATDGNAAYTYLDPYAGGAIAVAEAARNVACTGARPLAMTNCLNFGNPEKPEVYYQLSEAIRGMADAARALELPVISGNVSLYNETNGEAIWPTPVVGVVGLLEDADRAVPMGFRDAGDSVLVAGPAPTREGFAGSEYLRTKQGVVAGRPSFDIDAELRVQRFLLDAAEAGLLRSAHDVSTGGLGVAIAECAIHGALGVTSHRRFDAVALFSESQSRVVVSCAAGDRAALGAVAARHGVPLEEIGVVGGDRVVLGDIDVSVDELRDAYESGLPKAMAGVTANV from the coding sequence GTGCCACCCGACCAGCGTACGCTTGACCACCTCTCGCTCTCGCGCGACGAGTACGACCGCATCGTCGACCTGCTCGACCGCGAGCCGAACGAGGTCGAACTGGGCATGTTCGGCGCGCTCTGGTCGGAGCATTGCGGCTACAAGAACAGCCGGCCGCTGCTCAAGAACTTCCCGTCGGAAGGCCGTCATGTCCTGACGAAGGCCGGCGAGGAGAACGCCGGCGTCGTCGACATCGGCGACGGGTGGTGCATCGCTTTCAAGATCGAGTCGCACAACCACCCGTCCGCGATCGAGCCGTACGAGGGCGCGGCGACGGGCGTCGGCGGCATCGTGCGGGACATCTTCGCGATGGGCGCGCGGCCGATCGCGATCCTCGACTCGCTGCGCTTCGGGCCGCCGCAGCCGGACGCGCAGACGCCGCCGGACGTGGCAGCGCGCAACCGGCACCTCTTTCACGGCGTCGTCGCCGGTATCGCTGGGTACGGCAACTGCCTGGGCATCCCGACGGTGGGCGGCGAAGTGAGCTTCGCGCCGTCGTACTCCGGCAATCCGCTCGTCAACGCCATGTGCATCGGCGTAGCGCGGACGGACGTCCTGGTGAACGCGCGCGCGGACGGCCCCGGCAACCTGCTGATGCTCGTCGGCGCGGACACCGGCCGCGACGGCATCCACGGCGCGACGTTCGCGAGCGTCGAGCTGGACGAGACGTCGGAGGAGCGGCGGCCGGCGGTGCAGGTGGGCAACCCGTTCCTCGAAAAGCTGCTGATGGAGGCATGCCTGGAACTGACCGAGGAGCACCGCGACTGGATCGTGGGCTTGCAGGATTTCGGCGCCGCCGGTCTGACCAGCTCAGCGGTGGAGTGCGCGGCCAAGGCCGGCACCGGCATCATCATCGACGTGGCGAAGGCGCCGCGACGCGAAGCCGGCATGTCGGCGTACGAAGTGATGCTGAGCGAGTCGCAAGAGCGCATGCTGGTCATCGTCAAGCCGCGCCACGAAGCCGACGTGCGCGCGCTGTTCGAGCGCTGGGAGTTGCACGTCGAGACGATCGGCGTCGTGACGGACGACGGCATGGTGCGCATCCGCGACGGCGACGAAGAGGTCGTGCGCGTGCCGGCGAAGCAGCTCACCGACGCGCCGACGTACGTCCGGGAAGGCGTCAAGCCGCGCTGGCTCGACGAATTGCAGAACTACGACCTGTCGCAGCTACCCGACGTCTCGGACGGCGCGCACAACGGCTCCGAACGGGCGCTTCGCACGAGCGACGTGCTGCTGGAGCTGCTCGCGTCGCCGGAGATCGCGTCGAAGCGCATGGTGTGGCGGCAGTACGACCACCAGGTGGGCACGAACACGCTCATCGGCCCCGGCAGCGACGCTGCGGTGCTGCGGATCAAGGGCACCAGGAAGGCGATCGCCGTCGCGACGGACGGCAACGCCGCGTACACGTACCTCGATCCGTACGCGGGCGGCGCGATCGCTGTCGCGGAGGCGGCGCGCAACGTCGCCTGCACGGGCGCCCGGCCGCTGGCGATGACGAACTGCCTGAACTTCGGCAATCCGGAGAAGCCGGAGGTCTACTACCAGCTCAGCGAGGCGATCCGCGGCATGGCCGACGCCGCGCGGGCGCTCGAACTGCCCGTGATCAGTGGCAACGTGAGCCTGTACAACGAGACGAACGGCGAGGCGATCTGGCCGACGCCGGTCGTAGGGGTAGTCGGGTTGCTCGAAGACGCCGATCGTGCGGTGCCGATGGGGTTTCGGGATGCAGGCGACAGCGTCCTTGTCGCAGGCCCGGCGCCGACACGCGAAGGGTTCGCCGGGTCGGAATATCTCCGAACGAAGCAAGGCGTCGTCGCCGGGAGGCCGTCGTTCGACATCGATGCGGAGTTGCGAGTCCAGCGGTTCCTGCTCGACGCCGCCGAGGCGGGGCTCCTGCGCTCCGCGCACGACGTGTCGACCGGCGGGTTGGGCGTCGCGATCGCCGAGTGCGCGATTCATGGGGCGCTGGGCGTGACGTCGCACCGGCGGTTCGACGCCGTCGCGTTGTTCAGCGAGTCGCAGTCGCGGGTCGTGGTGTCATGCGCAGCCGGTGATCGGGCGGCGCTCGGGGCGGTCGCGGCACGTCATGGCGTGCCGCTCGAGGAGATCGGGGTCGTTGGCGGCGATCGCGTCGTGCTCGGCGATATCGACGTTTCGGTCGATGAACTGCGGGATGCGTACGAGTCGGGATTGCCGAAGGCGATGGCGGGCGTGACGGCGAACGTCTAG
- a CDS encoding DUF4389 domain-containing protein, translating into MSVDADAIQPRYPVQMTMEYPERVSRLSTAFRILLVIPVLIFLALVGGGTLDAGSWGEDGARMGGTYAGGIAGGIVLAIWATILVRGNIPHWLFDFQVGLNRFTFRAYSYVALLTDKYPAFEGDWALNYDVVYPDRLSRWKLLFWKLITSIPHFIVLLFLVIAAVVVVIIGWFAILFTGAFPRGLHAFVVGVLRWGARVEAYFQSLTDEFPPYSLEEDAGPGSDGSMIASAIIGGLIMLAGIAGAVALAVFLFIYLNDSKTSDVDLQDALAGSVAAEQARIELDGEEFTLMVVADPADVENLRASEGKRLVEAVVSYLPDGDRLDDEFTFGPVDDDDIERDTLRLKTDDGTEDPVLLTFDGVVAPLDLDSTIEGDLRAVFEIDEDAIIEELRAYTGEGERHVAWEFD; encoded by the coding sequence ATGAGCGTCGACGCTGACGCGATCCAGCCGCGCTATCCCGTCCAGATGACGATGGAGTACCCCGAGCGGGTCTCGCGGTTGTCGACGGCGTTCCGGATCCTCCTTGTGATACCGGTGCTGATCTTCCTGGCGCTGGTCGGCGGTGGCACGCTCGACGCGGGCTCGTGGGGTGAGGACGGGGCTCGTATGGGCGGCACGTATGCCGGCGGCATCGCGGGCGGGATCGTGCTCGCGATCTGGGCGACGATCCTCGTGCGCGGCAACATTCCTCACTGGCTGTTCGACTTCCAGGTCGGGCTCAACAGGTTTACGTTTCGCGCCTATTCGTACGTCGCGCTACTCACAGACAAGTATCCCGCGTTCGAGGGCGACTGGGCGCTCAACTACGACGTCGTGTACCCGGACCGACTGTCACGATGGAAGCTCCTGTTCTGGAAGCTGATCACGTCGATCCCGCACTTCATCGTGCTGTTGTTCCTGGTGATTGCGGCGGTCGTGGTCGTGATCATCGGCTGGTTCGCGATCCTGTTCACCGGCGCGTTCCCGCGGGGTCTGCACGCGTTCGTCGTGGGCGTGTTGCGCTGGGGCGCGCGCGTCGAGGCGTACTTCCAGTCGCTCACGGATGAGTTTCCCCCGTACTCGCTGGAGGAGGACGCAGGTCCGGGCAGCGACGGGAGCATGATCGCGTCGGCGATCATCGGTGGGCTGATCATGTTGGCCGGGATCGCTGGAGCAGTGGCGCTGGCGGTGTTCCTGTTCATTTATCTCAACGACAGCAAAACGTCGGATGTCGACCTGCAAGACGCGCTGGCCGGCTCAGTCGCGGCGGAGCAGGCGCGTATCGAGCTAGACGGTGAGGAGTTCACGCTGATGGTCGTCGCCGATCCCGCGGACGTCGAGAATCTGCGCGCAAGCGAGGGCAAGCGGCTGGTCGAAGCGGTCGTGAGCTATCTGCCGGATGGCGATCGGCTCGATGACGAGTTCACGTTCGGGCCGGTCGACGACGACGATATCGAGCGGGACACGCTGCGGCTCAAGACCGACGACGGCACCGAGGACCCCGTGCTGCTCACCTTCGACGGCGTGGTGGCGCCGCTCGACCTCGATTCAACCATTGAAGGGGATTTGCGGGCGGTATTCGAGATCGACGAGGATGCCATCATCGAGGAGCTGCGCGCGTACACGGGCGAAGGTGAGCGGCACGTCGCCTGGGAGTTCGACTGA